One Manihot esculenta cultivar AM560-2 chromosome 18, M.esculenta_v8, whole genome shotgun sequence genomic window carries:
- the LOC110606632 gene encoding V-type proton ATPase 16 kDa proteolipid subunit codes for MPSTFSGDETAPFFGFLGAAAALVFSCMGAAYGTAKSGVGVASMGVMRPELVMKSIVPVVMAGVLGIYGLIIAVIISTGINPKAKSYYLFDGYAHLSSGLACGLAGLSAGMAIGIVGDAGVRANAQQPKLFVGMILILIFAEALALYGLIVGIILSSRAGQSRAE; via the exons ATGCCTTCGACATTCAGCGGCGATGAGACTGCTCctttctttggcttccttgGCGCTGCTGCCGCGCTTGTTTTCTCCT GCATGGGAGCTGCGTATGGAACCGCGAAGAGCGGGGTTGGTGTGGCGTCCATGGGTGTCATGAGACCCGAGCTGGTGATGAAATCGATTGTGCCTGTGGTTATGGCTGGAGTTTTGGGTATATACGGTTTGATTATTGCTGTGATTATCAGTACCGGAATCAATCCCAAGGCCAAGTCGTATTATCTCTTCGATGGATACGCTCACCTCTCTTCTGGTCTCGCCTGTGGCCTTGCTGGTCTCTCTGCTGGTATGGCAATTGGCATCGTAGGGGATGCAGGTGTTAG AGCTAATGCACAACAGCCAAAGCTTTTTGTTGGAATGATCCTCATTCTCATTTTTGCTGAAGCACTGGCCCTCTATGGCCTCATTGTTGGCATCATCCTCTCCTCCCGAGCTGGTCAATCAAGAGCTGAGTAA
- the LOC110606999 gene encoding 1-acylglycerol-3-phosphate O-acyltransferase has protein sequence MNLLRLRVTSSISKMAEELGSSAAATTATSTSSTSSSWAKTRSLWPSILRWIPTSTDRIIAAEKRLLSLVKTPYVQEQVNIGSGPPGSKVRWFRSASNEPRFINTVTFDSKEDSPTLVMVHGYAASQGFFFRNFDALASRFKVIAVDQLGWGGSSRPDFTCKSTEETEAWFIDSFEEWRKAKGLNNFILLGHSFGGYVAAKYALKHPEHVQHLILVGSAGFSSESEAKSEWLTRFRATWKGAILNHLWESNFTPQKVIRGLGPWGPGLVHRYTTARFGAYSSGEVLTEEEAKLLTDYVYHTLAAKASGELCLKYIFSFGAFARMPLLQSASEWKVPTTFIYGFQDWMNYQGAQEARKHMNVPCEIIRVPQGGHFVFIDNPNGFHSAVLYACRRFLSPNPHSESLPEGLVSA, from the exons ATGAACTTGCTTCGCCTGCGGGTAACTAGCTCAATTTCGAAAATGGCCGAAGAGCTAGGATCATCTGCTGCTGCTACCACCGCAACATcaacctcatcaacatcatCGTCATGGGCCAAAACAAGATCTCTGTGGCCATCTATTCTTCGTTGGATTCCCACTTCCACCGATCGCATCATTGCTGCCGAGAAACGCCTCCTCTCTCTTGTCAA GACTCCTTATGTTCAAGAACAAGTTAATATAGGTTCAGGTCCTCCGGGGTCCAAAGTGAGGTGGTTTCGTTCTGCGAGTAATGAGCCCCGGTTCATTAACACGGTTACCTTCGACAGCAAAGAGGACTCGCCCACACTCGTAATGGTCCATGGATATGCAGCTTCTCAAGGCTTTTTCTTTCGGAATTTTGATGCTCTCGCTAGTCGTTTCAAGGTCATTGCTGTTGATCAGCTTGG CTGGGGTGGATCAAGTAGACCTGATTTTACATGCAAAAGCACTGAAG AAACTGAGGCATGGTTCATTGACTCCTTTGAGGAATGGCGAAAAGCAAAAGGCCTCAACAACTTCATATTACTTGGGCATTCTTTTGGAGGGTATGTTGCAGCTAAATATGCACTCAAG CATCCAGAGCACGTTCAGCATTTGATTTTAGTGGGATCTGCTGGATTTTCATCAGAATCAGAAGCTAAGTCTGAGTGGCTTACTCGATTCAGAGCAACATGGAAAGGAGCAATTTTAAATCATTTGTGGGAGTCAAATTTTACTCCTCAGAAGGTTATTCG AGGCTTAGGTCCTTGGGGTCCAGGCCTTGTGCATAGGTACACAACTGCTAGATTTGGTGCATATTCAAGTGGAGAGGTATTAACTGAAGAGGAGGCGAAATTGCTAACAG ACTATGTGTATCACACTTTAGCAGCCAAAGCTAGTGGGGAGCTATGcttgaaatatatattttcttttggaGCATTCGCTCGGATGCCCCTTCTACAGAG TGCATCAGAGTGGAAAGTGCCAACTACTTTCATATATGGTTTTCAAGATTGGATGAACTATCAAGGGGCCCAGGAAGCTCGCAAGCACATGAATGTCCCTTGTGAAATCATTAGGGTTCCCCAG GGTGGGCACTTTGTCTTCATAGATAATCCAAACGGGTTTCATTCAGCTGTATTATACGCTTGCCGGAGGTTTCTCTCACCTAATCCTCACAGTGAATCTCTTCCTGAGGGTCTGGTATCTGCGTAG
- the LOC110606125 gene encoding protein ACCUMULATION AND REPLICATION OF CHLOROPLASTS 6, chloroplastic, with product MESVRSTGIGNPRLLTPPIFPHPPQRKSSKLTYTTTCSASKWADRLFSDFQFLSATADTSSDLHHSLSSSTAILAPPSPANLAPPERHVPIPLHFYQVLGAETHFLGDGIKRAYEARVSKQPQYGFSQDALISRRQILQAACETLADSKSRIEYNQRLIDDEQDTIITEVPWDKVPGALCVLQEAGEIEVVLEIGDKLLRERLPKSFKQDVVLAMALAYVDMSRDAMALNPPDFIRGCEMLERALKLLQEEGASSLAPDLQAQIDETLEEISPRVVLELLALPLGDEYWMKRAEGLHGVRNILWAVGGGGAAPVAGGFTREDFMIEAFLHMTAAEQVDLFVATPNNIPAERFEVYGVALALVAQAVAGKKPHLIPDADSQFQQLQQMKVSNQGSAVSVYSAEQNHEIDFALERGLCSLLVGELDDCRVWFGLDSESSPYRNPPIVDFVMQNSQGDDDNDLPGLCKLLETWLMEVVFPRFRDTKDIQFKLRDYYDDPTILRYLERQEGLGHSPLAAAAAIVRIGAEATAVIDHVKASAIQALQKVFPVSQKGANTGLEENRGFDYPLPSVEGEAPSQELDANDPAIKGETSGKDSHNEVPEEDLIVERIKDASMKIMCAGVAIGLMTLAGLKYLPARNGSFVRRSEIGSAMASNTINVGFSLDDKSVEEMPRMDTRFAEDMVRKWQNIKSQAFGPDHYLGKLPEVLDGQMLKTWTNRAAEIAQLGWVYEYQLLDLTIDSVTVSLDGQHAVVEATLKESASLIDEVHAENNASNITTYTTRYEMSCSNSGWKITKGAIMM from the exons ATGGAGAGCGTGAGATCCACAGGCATTGGGAATCCAAGATTGCTTACTCCGCCAATATTCCCCCATCCACCCCAAAGAAAATCCTCCAAACTCACTTACACCACCACCTGCTCCGCCAGCAAATGGGCCGATCGTCTCTTCAGCGACTTCCAGTTCTTGAGCGCCACCGCCGATACCTCCTCCGACCTTCATCATTCCCTCTCCTCTTCCACTGCCATCCTCGCTCCTCCTTCCCCAGCCAATCTCGCCCCTCCTGAGCGCCACGTGCCCATTCCTCTCCACTTCTATCAG GTGTTAGGAGCTGAGACACATTTCCTTGGAGATGGTATAAAGAGAGCTTATGAAGCTAGGGTTTCTAAACAGCCTCAGTACGGCTTCAGTCAAGATGCATTGATCAGTCGTAGGCAGATTCTCCAAGCCGCATGTGAAACCCTAGCGGATTCCAAATCAAGAATAGAATATAATCAACGGTTGATCGATGACGAGCAGGATACTATCATCACTGAAGTCCCATGGGACAAG GTTCCTGGGGCTCTATGCGTGTTGCAAGAAGCAGGGGAGATTGAGGTTGTTCTTGAAATTGGAGACAAACTGCTTCGAGAGAGACTGCCTAAGTCATTCAAGCAAGACGTTGTGCTTGCTATGGCGCTTGCTTATGTGGACATGTCGAGGGATGCTATGGCATTGAATCCCCCAGACTTTATCCGAGGTTGTGAGATGCTGGAGAGAGCATTGAAGCTCTTGCAG GAGGAAGGGGCTAGCAGCCTTGCACCGGATTTACAAGCACAAATTGATGAGACATTGGAGGAGATCTCGCCTCGAGTTGTCCTTGAACTTCTAGCCTTGCCTCTTGGTGATGAATACTGGATGAAACGGGCAGAGGGTCTCCATGGAGTGCGCAATATACTATGGGCTGTTGGAGGAGGGGGAGCTGCACCTGTTGCTGGAGGATTCACCCGTGAAGATTTCATGATTGAGGCCTTCTTGCACATGACAGCTGCTGAGCAG GTTGATCTGTTTGTAGCCACACCAAATAATATCCCTGCAGAAAGGTTTGAAGTTTATGGAGTGGCACTTGCCCTTGTTGCTCAAGCTGTTGCTGGCAAAAAGCCTCATCTTATCCCGGATGCTGATAGCCAATTCCAACAACTTCAACAGATGAAGGTATCAAATCAAGGGAGTGCTGTCTCTGTCTACAGTGCTGAACAAAACCATGAGATAGATTTTGCTCTTGAGAGGGGTCTTTGTTCACTTCTTGTAGGGGAGCTTGATGACTGTCGCGTATGGTTTGGCTTGGACAGTGAGAGTTCACCTTACAGGAATCCACCCATTGTAGATTTTGTGATGCAAAATTCACAGGGTGATGATGACAATGATCTTCCTGGGCTTTGCAAACTACTGGAGACCTGGTTGATGGAAGTGGTTTTTCCTAGATTTAGAGACACCAAAGATATACAGTTCAAGCTTCGAGACTATTATGATGATCCTACCATCTTAAGATATTTAGAGAGGCAGGAGGGACTTGGTCATTCACCCTTGGCTGCAGCTGCAGCCATAGTGAGGATTGGTGCTGAGGCTACTGCTGTTATTGATCATGTGAAGGCTAGTGCAATTCAGGCATTGCAGAAGGTCTTTCCTGTCAGTCAGAAGGGTGCGAATACAGGATTAGAAGAAAATAGAGGTTTTGATTATCCTCTTCCTTCTGTAGAGGGTGAAGCGCCTTCACAAGAACTTGATGCTAATGATCCTGCCATAAAGGGTGAAACTTCTGGAAAGGATAGTCATAATGAAGTGCCTGAAGAAGATTTGATTGTTGAGAGAATAAAAGATGCTAGTATGAAGATCATGTGTGCTGGGGTGGCAATTGGATTGATGACTTTAGCTGGCTTGAAATATTTGCCTGCTAGGAATGGCTCATTCGTTCGTCGTAGTGAAATTGGTTCGGCGATGGCCTCCAACACCATCAATGTGG GGTTCTCTCTAGATGACAAATCTGTTGAGGAAATGCCCAGAATGGATACAAGGTTTGCAGAGGATATGGTTCGCAAGTGGCAGAACATCAAATCTCAGGCTTTTGGGCCTGACCACTATTTAGGAAAGCTGCCCGAG GTGTTGGATGGTCAGATGTTAAAAACATGGACTAATCGTGCGGCTGAAATAGCACAGCTTGGTTGGGTATATGAATATCAGCTGTTGGATCTGACCATTGACAGCGTGACCGTGTCTTTAGATGGGCAACATGCGGTAGTGGAAGCAACTCTCAAAGAGTCGGCATCCTTGATTGATGAAGTTCACGCAGAGAACAATGCCTCGAACATCACAACTTACACAACGAGATACGAGATGTCATGCTCAAATTCAGGATGGAAAATCACCAAAGGAGCAATAATGATGTAA